Proteins from a single region of Gasterosteus aculeatus chromosome 20, fGasAcu3.hap1.1, whole genome shotgun sequence:
- the LOC120810647 gene encoding uncharacterized protein LOC120810647, whose protein sequence is MKASHVLPVTLLISTALVGITKIREMNQDKDKRQHVFQDIKLRVTYDVLQDYQSTLEETRTLLEKTQSAQKALEEEVKLLQVKANRAKGDVDVCVAGKKPANDELVSVEIELKNLEAEHKKVMSALGTELENQKKQLAARSAVCGFLKPGSQPPSQLCSKEGIVEGPKEEAPKAEAPKPEEPKAEAPKPEEPKAEAPKPEEPKAEPPKPEEPKAEPPKPEEPKAEAPKPEEPKAEAPKPEEPKAEAPKPEEPKAEAPKPEEPKAEAPKPEKPKAEAPKPEEPKAEAPKPEEPKAEAPKPEEPKAEAPKPEEPKAEAPKPEEPKAEAPKPEAPKAEAPKPEAPKAEAPKPEAPKAEAPKPEAPKAEAPKPEAPKAEAPKPEAPKAEAPKPEAPKAEAPKPEAPKVEAPKPEEPKAEAPKQEVPQANAPKKR, encoded by the exons atgaAGGCCTCACATGTGCTACCCGTGACACTTCTCATTTCGACCGCTTTGGTGGGGATCACTAAAATACGCGAAATGAaccaggacaaagacaaaagacagcACGTCTTCCAGGACATCAAGCTGCGCGTGACCTACGATGTGCTGCAGGACTATCAGAGCACGCTGGAAGAGACGAGAACTTTACTGGAGAAGACCCAGAGTGCGCAGAAagcgctggaggaggaagtgaagttGCTTCAGGTCAAAGCGAATCGGGCTAAGGGTGATGTGGACGTCTGCGTGGCAGGCAAG AAACCTGCAAACGATGAGCTGGTATCGGTAGAGATAGAATTAAAAAATCTCGAAG CTGAACACAAAAAGGTGATGAGCGCCTTAGGAACAGAATTGGAAAATCAGAAAAAGCAACTAGCAGCACGTAGCGCGGTGTGTGGCTTCTTGAAACCAGGATCACAACCACCAAG ccaGCTGTGTAGCAAGGAAGGGATCGTAGAGGGCCCTAAAGAGGAAGCACCAAAGGCAGAGGCCCCCAAACCAGAGGAACCAAAGGCAGAGGCCCCTAAACCAGAGGAACCAAAGGCAGAGGCCCCCAAACCAGAGGAACCAAAGGCAGAGCCCCCTAAACCAGAGGAACCAAAGGCAGAGCCCCCTAAACCAGAGGAACCAAAGGCAGAGGCCCCCAAACCAGAGGAACCAAAGGCAGAGGCCCCCAAACCAGAGGAACCAAAGGCAGAGGCCCCCAAACCAGAGGAACCAAAGGCAGAGGCCCCCAAACCAGAGGAACCAAAGGCAGAGGCCCCCAAACCAGAGAAACCAAAGGCAGAGGCCCCCAAACCAGAGGAACCAAAGGCAGAGGCCCCCAAACCAGAGGAACCAAAGGCAGAGGCCCCCAAACCAGAGGAACCAAAGGCAGAGGCCCCCAAACCAGAGGAACCAAAGGCAGAGGCCCCCAAACCAGAGGAACCAAAGGCAGAGGCCCCCAAACCAGAGGCTCCAAAGGCAGAGGCCCCCAAACCAGAGGCTCCAAAGGCAGAGGCCCCCAAACCAGAGGCTCCAAAGGCAGAAGCCCCCAAACCAGAGGCTCCAAAGGCAGAGGCCCCCAAACCAGAGGCTCCAAAGGCAGAGGCCCCCAAACCAGAGGCTCCAAAGGCAGAGGCCCCCAAACCAGAGGCTCCAAAGGCAGAGGCCCCCAAACCAGAGGCACCAAAGGTAGAGGCCCCCAAACCAGAGGAACCAAAGGC
- the LOC120810649 gene encoding uncharacterized protein LOC120810649 → MKLVVVLCSLSVAAMCFMVYQAVRQELKIYHLKSRMLMNVVEVRKKEESIIELQTKIKDMKATALSVNTNIDELKKKKEESNKLKVDSADGLQKCNKEMEDYQKKKAEKEVAIVKLKADHEAAKQKAEADVQALKKQILERDTAICGFADTTKDEVRKLCGIEGAEK, encoded by the exons ATGAAGTTGGTGGTCGTCTTGTGCAGCCTCAGTGTGGCTGCAATGTGTTTCATGGTCTACCAAGCCGTGCGCCAGGAGCTCAAAATTTATCATTTGAAATCCCGCATGCTGATGAACGTGGTTGAGGTCAGGAAGAAAGAGGAGTCCATTATCGAATTGCAAACCAAAATCAAGGACATGAAGGCGACGGCGTTGTCTGTCAACACGAATATCGATGAgctgaagaaaaagaaggaagaaagcaacaaattaAAAGTGGACTCCGCTGACGGGCTGCAGAAATGTAACAAGGAAATG GAAGATTatcagaagaagaaggcggaaAAGGAAGTGGCCATCGTTAAACTCAAAG CGGATCACGAGGCGGCTAAACAGAAAGCCGAAGCGGACGTTCAGGCCTTGAAAAAGCAGATTTTGGAAAGAGACACAGCCATTTGTGGGTTTGCAGACACAACCAAGGACGAAGTCAG GAAGCTGTGTGGAATCGAAGGCGCTGAAAAATAA
- the them4 gene encoding acyl-coenzyme A thioesterase THEM4, producing the protein MARSLGRMCKALQRLGSVSSMQSQLGRPSSCVSFRTDSRDMLGLPSAFFSKPRDFSLPNSSWGPEMMRLYEQYNSQCGEETEGGENREGPWKRLPSYNRFLKYATGGVYLSRMIHKKARLFTRNNRDQGATFEYVLFFNSEEDKCVGVFQAGHLLEGPPGHVHGGAIATMIDTVIGTHATIACGPVLTANLNINYRRPIPLGNTVLLESSVDKKEGKKVFVTCKMTSSDGSKLHTDSTALFVSIKVSQLLLGS; encoded by the exons ATGGCAAGGAGCCTCGGCCGAATGTGCAAAGCCCTCCAGCGGCTCGGCTCAGTCTCGTCGATGCAGTCTCAACTCGGCCGCCCGTCCTCCTGCGTCTCATTCAGGACCGACTCAAGGGACATGCTG GGGCTGCCGTCGGCCTTCTTCTCCAAGCCCCGGGACTTCAGCCTGCCGAACTCCTCGTGGGGACCGGAGATGATGCGGTTGTACGAGCAATACAACAGCCAGTGTGGGGAGGAGACGGAAGGAGGAGAGAACCGGGAGGGACCGTGGAAGAGGCTGCCCAGCTACAATCGCTTCCTCAAGTACGCGACAG GTGGAGTTTATCTCAGCAGGATGATCCACAAAAAAGCTCGTCTTTTTACCCGGAACAACAGAGACCAGGGGGCTACATTtgagtatgttttattttttaatagtgAGGAGGACAAGTGCGTGGGCGTCTTCCAGGCCGGACATCTGCTGGAGGGGCCGCCAGG GCATGTCCACGGGGGGGCAATAGCCACTATGATTGACACTGTGATAGGGACTCATGCTACCATAGCATGTGGACCAGTTTTGACCGCCAACCTCAACATCAACTACCGCAG GCCCATCCCACTGGGAAACACAGTGTTGCTAGAATCCTCTGTGGATAAGAAGGAAGGCAAGAAGGTATTTGTCACATGCAAAATGACCAGCAGCGACGGCTCCAAGCTGCACACGGACTCGACAG CACTATTTGTGTCAATCAAGGTCAGCCAACTTCTACTGGGAtcgtga